The Lathyrus oleraceus cultivar Zhongwan6 chromosome 5, CAAS_Psat_ZW6_1.0, whole genome shotgun sequence genome includes the window atcaatatgatctcaagagaggaactccattgtggttttgtttcttattccttacctcttgcatgcttaggactttagcccttcttcttcttctcttcactctaacccaagccaaaacttttgtgcaaacatttaatcattgttttcaaacattagaaacctaagtcttatgcttttgattttcaaaccttcttttcataatacttattttgaattgaacttctaaatcaaattagaccatattttgtacatacttttcattggtaaatataacccattcaaatgtctcttttgtggtttcaatggccactctcttaatcaaatttttttcataacctttagctattaggtttgagttatccttgtggtagatgtaatactcacctatatccttagtgatggacaatgagtcctccatgcttattatagggttaacccctcactagcatgttgaagctatcctcacatggtggatttgtggttttaggttgagttttctcccttggataacaaaagacctcaaggcttttggaccaatcaattcaccaactcatttttgagatttttaccccgaactacgaggttttgatcctaatcttttttaagatggtacgtaggcaatgggttcatccatccaaacacaaaatgtaaataaacttgtatattctcttctcatctcttcaatcatgtttgcacaaacaaattttcacaaaacaacaacctttacaacaagtgtgaaaagggctccctaggagtacctaggatgttttgggtgcctaacaccttcccattgcataaccaacccccttacccagatctctgactctcttttactagtttttgattcgataaaacttttaggtttttgttcgctttctaaccattcctttggataaatagaagtgcggtggcgactcggcttgtatgatttaccttggatttagtcaatatctctaatggtaacgaataccccgctacaggtctcaacatgaaagttgtttggaatgtaatttagagtaagttttctattggaatcattttcatatggtgaaaattgtaggagatagagtatagggagacccaattttgattagatgaattcatctggccaaccaccatcaaccaacttgctaatcttcaattctcttgactttataagctcatggtagatcatatatgcataagatgatgaattttgaagtgtaccttgagaaatttgatcaattggtgagatagcttgttggagaagttactcaagatacccagtcaaactagggtttccaatgcaaatcaccctcaaactcttgaagaaaacttgatcaatataacatgtagaggacaatgggactcatatatgatgttcataaccatttttggatcaattcatggttgtgctctttgtcatgagggtctcaaaccctagatatgaacttgatagatcaatggagatcatgccctacctataaaagagttaggcaaatgtaaagacatatttttggtattttggttagtgaaatgatgaaatacaagtatgatacaatcacaaagtgcttggtgatctctccaaaaacaaacccaatgaaagaggggtaaggaggatgccaaggtgtgatcccaatgctaatgcttatgatgaatttgcatgagggatcttagggtcaaaattggggtcttacagcgaTGCACATGATTCAACTCTGTTTCTACCATAGATTAGATGCAGTATGAACAGTACTACTAGTACCACTAATATCAATATTTAACTAACAAGTTGAAAATATATGCTATATAtaacaaaacaaaaaaacaatGTGAAATAGTATTCTCACTTTCTCTCATGAGAGCAATTTTTTTGACAGACAAGATGAAATATAAGCAAAAGAATTTTAGCAGGATAGTTGTTAATACAACCAAAACATCACACAAAGTGTATCAACTATAAAATTAACCAAAACTAGGATAACTTCCCTCCAAATAATAGAATAAATAAACAAATCTAACTAACAAAAGAAAAAGGAGACACTCCACTGCCAATCCACCTACTTGTTTCTCATCTTAAAATGAAAGAAGCTTGAATGATTCAAAACTAACTACACTTGTCCACTTATTAAGAActtaaaagaagaaaaaacaaTAGGATAAATGAAACTACAACAACATAAAGGTTCCCTTCCACAACATAAAAGCTTCATATTAAAAGATTTCcagaaaaataaaacaaaactCATAACCTTTATTTAATCTCTCAAGTTAAAACATCAAATCCCTACTAAAAACAATAATATAATTTATCAATCCAAACATAAATTAATCATGAAAAATGAGAGTACAAACCGATAGTGATTCGTTTCAATGTTATCACTGATTGTTGTCGGATCTGGACGGTGGTCGGTAACGGAACGAAGCAGAGACATAGAGGCCTTGGGTGGCTATGGAATGGTGGGTTTGAAGTGAGGCAGGAGATGATGCTTAAGGTTGCATATCATTCGGAAAAATGGCGAAGGGAGTAGTTATGTTGAAGATGTGTGTGTTTTTTAGTTGTTGAAGATTATGTGAGAAATATGTAAATGTTGAGGTTGAAGAAAAAAAGTTTTCTCCCTCTTTGTTTTCTTTCTGAGTATATCTTTAGAAGTGAGTGAGTAGTGTTATATCATTTCCTTTTCCAAGAATgtgaaagagagagagagagagagagagagagagagagagagaggaaagTTACATGAGAGAAAAAGATCTTGTGGTGTGAAAGAAAGGAGACGTGGCTTCATTTGGATAACAGAAAAAATGTGGGACACGTGGAGGTGCATTAATGGAGGAAGAAATATATTTTCTGATTTTGTTTTCTTAATTTAAAAAACAACTAAAATGTTaacaaattaaaataaaattgaaatcacagaaataaaatcaaaataaaaatgtggaaaattctatttaattcCAACGATTATTTTggttaaaaaaataaaaataatcaaataaaaatcGGGTGAAAAATGTTAGAAAAAATAAACTAAACGCATTAAAATAATCAGTGCAAAATAAACTTCTCGAAAACATAcatgttttgatcaaattttgaaataaaaaaatgaccAGTTAAAAGGCTCAAACTTGATCAAAATGTGACTGAAAAAATAGTCGAAAAATTAAAACGAGCgcaccaggttaaactacgtgaaccgtagattaagAAAACTGACATCTGAAAGCtcaattttgaaaattttcaacCGCCAATTTGATGCACAGTTGAGAAACGATTCATCCAGTTTATCTGTGAATCCAAAAAATTTATCTGACTGATATTTTAAGCGCTATGCGAAACAAAATACATGATGTGACAAGTATAAAAATGCAAACGTCTTGTAAATGCATTGAATTGCTGACTGAATAAATACGAACAGACAATTAGACGCAAATGAATCTCCCTTGGACCATTTGCTTCTCATtctcaaacacaaacaaaacctATACATATTCAGACGATGACAACTCTCTTGATTATCACCTTCTGAATCTCTGAAACAAGATGCAACAAAATAAATGATGCATTGAGATAGAGAAATCAAGTCTTTCGACTTCTCAATCAACAGATGATTGAATGAATGTCATCAAGACCAGATAAAATGCCAGAATTCATGACTTTTCCTCTAAACTCTTATAAATGCTTTTAACTTATGAAATGCACAACAAAATGGATTAATTTTACTATGGGGATGCCAGTGAAAACTCAtggtaaaatttagggtatgacagtaGCGTATTGTCTTTCATCTCCCGCATGAAATTTTGAACGATGTGTCTAATGTGACATGCGTAGAAGGAGAATCTTGTCAGTCGTTATCAAGGTTTATATAAGCACTCTCAATTGATGGATGTGTGTCTGAaatcaaacataagttaggttgaggagCAGCGTGTAATCGaatattttttagaaaaaaaCTTCATCCACCAACAGTCTCCTCTTAAACCAGAGCGAAGGtgattggaaaaatgttgttgttgccatcttgtgccacttCCATGAGTAATGTTCATTTATATTTCTCGTacaaccatgttccatcaatttgtATACTAGGTTTATAAAAAGCATAATCTTTGATGCATGGTTCATACGCAGAGAAGAGTCGGTAAAATATTTTATTTCCACTAACACAAGTCCTGTCTGGGGTATATGCCGACAAGGTCTCCAAAATGTGAATAGTCCCTAGAGCATAATACTTAAGTGCCACCAGGTATTGTGGAAGTTCTTTGTACGAATCTTCCTAATTTTCGAATACTCGTTCAACCGTCTTAGTCCTATCTATCCACGTCTTCTTGTACGAGGGAGTATAATTATATCGTGTAACGATATGCGAGATTATTGCACTCATCTTCAATGACAGATCCTTGCTAATGACAGACAAATCCCAAGGATGTCACAGTTTGAATAGCAAAAATATCAATCACCACGTTCACTACTATGGTGATGCACCATAGTGACCGTGTCAAACTGCAGTTTGACATGCAACAACAAATCTCAGAccctccgacgtgtttgggacAATGACATCAACTAAGAATCGATGTCCCATAGAGTTATTTCGATTGGAGAGAGTTTGCTAGGGAGATGTGTCGTCAATAGAAGAATTGACATCGACGCATCTTAAACGAACCTATGATACATGATGCTAGACCAACTCAAAATAATATGAATTGGTATAGGTTAGTTATAACGACACATTTTGTATTTGACCCGAGGTATTTGATCACCCACGCCAacgagcttcgtcatcatacgTCCAACAACAAATCCCACGTCCAACAACCTACCCCACACCATTACCAAACCCAACAACAACGTCAACCCACCCAAAtccaacaaccaacctcacaacATCATCATACTAGATACACCAACCACCAAAAGAACATGATTACGAACCCACAAACACCCAGTCCCGCAACCAATTCATGTCACACACCCAAACACAAAATCAAGAGCATGACCCATACCACCAACAACCACATGCTGCCACCATATTTTATTATAGCCCCGATGATGCATATAATTCACCCCGTCCTACCATAGCCCCAACTAATGTACACCCAAACATCACACCACCAAAGCATCCAAAAATCACATTGCCAAAGCACCCAACCACAACATGCCTTTCAAACACCACAAGAATCATTGTTTCGTTTCCGAAACAATTCAATGTCTCAATTCAACCAGCCCGTCAACACGTAACCCAACCAACATAACTCAACTACAACAACATGGGCACCAAACTCAATTACGACATCGCCGGCTACTAGAGAGATATAATCAAAGATTTGTTAGATGACACTAATATTCCAAGAACCTCACACCAACCACCTTTGACTCAAGTGAATACTAGGAGACCCCAAACACCTTAGAGAAATCGTGGAAGACCTCAAAGGCAAGCGAATGCATCGGGGTGTGGAATCGGTGGACGTTACAATCAAATGGGTCATTAAATTTCTATCCAATCGTTGTGTAGTTCTATTTGATGAAGtaatattataatttatttatttttaaatattttatttaatattattttattgttaaaataataataaaaaataataataacaagaCAACACAATAGTCACTATTTATGACGTATGCTTCTAGAGGATACATGCATGCACCACATGCAGTAGCATTTCCTATATGCATGTGTCATGCATGCTGACGCCTATGAACAAAAGTTATGTGCATACACCATTGTGTATGGCTACTCCTTTTATGGACGaatttttttgtttgaaacatgattaatttgatttttttttttatgtACTTCAGATGCCTCACTGCTCATAGATTTAGTTTTGCAGTGGAGGTTGATTTTCTGTGAAAAGGAAAACAATATCTAGAGTTTTCTCTTAACAAGCTATGAGATAGATGGAAGTTTTCCTCTTTGTAACTAGATTTTTTTTCATTTACGCTTAAGAGGCTTCATCTCTTACAACTCAAACAGATCTTAGTTGATTCTTCTAATAGTCACAGGTAAGAAATAATGCTAAATGCCTAAAGCAAAAGACCACTCAACATGATATCAGAAGGTTCAGTTTCTAACTTATGTGTGATGAGACTTAGCTTAGGTTAAAGTTTGTGAAACCGTGACTAAGGAATCAGCACTCGCAATACAATGCAAATACATAACTAAAATCACTGGATTTGGATCTCCTGCAATGTCTTGCAGTATCGTGCAACAGCTATAGACTATGGCTGCTGCACAATTCTACCGACTGCAGCGGATCCGAACTCAACCACCACCGTCTTATCATGGGAAGTATCTACAGATATCACTGTTTCTTTCATTGCTCAATTCCTATGAAAAGATTTAAATCTTTTGAATTAGGAGGGAGATTGCCACAAAACTTAGATGATTCAGCCATACCACATCAAATGACAAAAACAATGTTCCATTGCGGATTGTTACGTGTCAATCTCAAATCCCTTTGTCCAATACGGGATGCAATAAATTAAGATTCCCAAAGAGAACGAGACACATATTGTAATAGCAGCATACACATATGCTCTCCAAGGCTCATTGGTTTTTCTCATTGCATTAAACTCAGCAGCAAATGTAGAAACAGTACTCAGACACCCCATCACACCAAATTGTATTCCTGCTACAACAGTATCACAATCCCTTGTGTTCACCTGCATCCAACAAATAAACACTAGTTGTGAGTGTATTCTTCAAAATTGATGACAGAAACTGATGCATTGACAATCAGAAACTATATATAGTAGACTATGTATCATGTTCGCCACCGAAAACACATCTACACGTCTGGTTACCTTCAATCACTTCTATTTTCACATTATTATCAATGTCTACGTGTCAACATTAGTGTCGTATCCAGTGTCAGTGTCTGATAGACTGACAATTTAAAGATTAGACAACGAAAGTCGAGCATGGAGGACTAGAAAATGAATGATGACAAAGAAACTTACTGCATTTTTTATAGTAGAAAGTGCAGCCATAACACAAGCAGCTGATACATTGGCAATTAGAGTCCCAAATGGTATCCATTGAAACAAACCTTTCTTTCCCAACCCACGCCCATTAAGCCTCGCTAGGAACCATCTAATCCATACACCTATAGGTCCAACCATGCAAGCAAACCACAACTCAGCAGCACTGCCACCATGCTTGAACTTAGCCTTTACTAATGCACCGCTCACACCCCATAATATACCCAATATCACCAAGAATATCACCATAGCTGTCATTTGGCAATGGTAGCTGTTTACTTTGTAGTTAATCTTAGAGATGCCATTTTCTGGACTTGTAAGATTCAGCCTGTTGAGAAGCCACCTAAAACCCTTTGCAGTTTCAACCCCAAATGCGATGGAGACGGCAACAAGAGATAAACCTGAAAACTTCCAATTGTAAAACAACATCTTGTCATAAATATCAAAACTGGAAAGAAAAAAATTGAACGAAAGGGATATAAGCTTAAAATAATAGTACACCTTCATGAAATGAACTTACTTACCTATTAGAAAGCCTAATGCAGAGATGACCCAGTGGCCAGAAGCACTAAGTTCAAGCATTTTTTGATTCCAACCACTGAAGGTTGTAAGGCTCCCCAAGTAACCGGTCGTTATTCCTATCGCTAGATGCTCTGACACGTGAGATATGTCTTTTTTGAATTCAACACCAAACCATCCCATAAGAAATGAACCAATCTGAAATGAAATTTAAAAAGATAAACAGAACACATTCGCATCATGTTACGTGAATCAGGTTCCTTTTGTGCAATTCAAAATGGACTTAAAAAGTTCCACATTCACCTATCAGCAATTTAAAACTTCTAAATTGATCATATTAAAACAAGATACAGAACTAATTTACAACCGTGTTCTATTGATAAATAAAGCACTATTTTAGAAAGACGCAAAACAATTTCATTCTATTGTTTATCCTGTAGATCATGGATTTAAGAAGTGCAAAATCGAAAAGCAGCTAATCTTTTTCTGTCCTGACCCATGAGAAAAAGAATTACTAACTACTTCAACCTCAAATTTAGAAATTTTCAATTTGGACCCATCTACCGCAGGCGTTAATCTTCAACTGTATTGTTAGAAAAGCAATAGATATGATGAATTTAATATATATTGCGCTTTTAAGAATGTTATTACCATATTGTTTAAGAGGACATACCATATTAGAAGGAAGATCAAGGTAAAGAATAGTATGGTTACTTGTCACATTAGCAACTCCGGGACCAAATAACTTTTGCAGTAAATATCTTGTGAGGACCTGCATAGTTATTATGACAATTTCTGTATTAGCATATAAGTGTCATCATCATCAATATCAATATCAAAATTAATATATCTAACAATTCAAATTAAGTGAAAGGTTATCATATTATTACCCCAAGAATTCCAAAAACAGCTAAGTGAGCCATACATGAAACATAGTCTAGTAACTGCGGCAAATCTTTAGGAGGTTCCTGAAAGTGTAGAAAATCAACTATCCACATATATGATTAATTAACAAACATTAAAAAGGTGAGACCACTCACAATCACATGGAAAGTAGTGTTGAAGAGATCTTACAAGTTTTGAGTCATGAGAACCAACTGTTGCATCGGTAGAAAGGGGTGGGGTGGATGAGAGTTCTTGTGGCAAAGGTCTAACAGAAGAGTTTGTAATAACAGTGCTTCCATTTTCTGAGTGGAAGCTGTTGCTCTCGCTGAATCTTCTGCTCGGAAGAGCTCGATCGCCTATGTCACCGGCTTCTGAAGCACTCTCACAATCAACATCATTATCTGTGTGATGGCTTCTATGACTTGACAAGCTCAATGAACGTCTTCTAATCGAAGAACCGCCGTCACTGTTCATTCTCTCCATGTCAACCATGAACCATGCTAACACAGCCACATCAAACTAAATAGAACTTTGGCTCCTGCAACCAACCACCCTGCAACTTGAACAAGTTTGAGTTATAATTTACTACTTAactttttctttatttattattatcaTTGAAAGAAACACAGGATAATTACTTTTAAAATAGGGTATGCATTTCTCTTAGGCAATCAATATTGACTTATGGATGTATCACGTGGATCATGACAAAAAGATAACACAAGCCACAAACAAGTAAACAAGAATTGTAGAAATATATGGTTCTTATTTTTAAGGCATCTTTTTATATTATTTGGATTTTCTGTCGTTTtcagaagaagaaaaaaaaggagAGGCCGTTAGAGAAATGTTTGAATCACAACTTACCCCTTTGAATGAAGAGGAAGGCGGCGGGAAGGAGATAAGTCCGGCAGGAGTGCTGGGAGGAACAGACGGGTGAGATTTAAAGAGGAGAGAATCCGAATCATAAGGTCAACTATTACAGCTAAGTATTCACGTGGAAAAATATACATTATGATAATTAACTGCATTGATGGCCCTTGTCACCTATCAAGCCTAGGGAAATTAATATTAAAGGAGTGTATATCAACAGACATTATCTCCCTGCTGAAAAATTTCAACCTCAATCAGTCTTATCTCCATCATGTAATCAGCGCCAGATTAAACCAAATGAGGTCACATTAATCTCCGAGCATGGTTTCCGCGGCACCATTGCAAAAAAGCAAAGTATAAAAGGCGGAGACCTGGTTCGATATCACTCGGAGGTTACAAGGCGATGGAGCTGGAGACGGTGGAATTAGCATCGGCAGGTTGTTCGCGGTTGTCCACTGGACGGAGAAGTAAATGTCGGAAGAGATAGATGGCAGGCGGAGATGTGGATCTAGCATTCTAGAAATAGTATAGATTCGCTCGGCGTCGACGATAATACCTACACGCACGTTGATCCAGAAATAGATAAACAAGTCTTTTTCTGAGCCTTTTGTATATGAAAATTTTAAGAGGTTTCTAGACTTTAGCAGGAAATAGAAAGTGTTTTAACATAAGTTCAAATAAGGCTCTAGGCTGCTTTCACATTAAAATAATCAAATCAAGTGATTTTTTGTGCAAATTATATTTATGGCTAATTACATATTACAAGTTGTCGATCTagagtttaattgaaataaattgatagaataaaatGATTTTACACCGTCAATTAATAATAAATGTTGGATATTGAAAcaagtttgatttttattttaaaaatttataaaataattcaaacgagtgatggtgatgaattgatagtgtaaaactttttacattgacgatgtatagtaattaatctcattaAACTATTCTAAcgattttttttcaaaataatcaaatttttcaaaaaaaaatcgaaaataaccaatttaaaaaaaaaaccaaaataaccaagtttgATAGAGGATGCaccagatgaattggcgcacccCCATGCGTCAGTAGCATTGgcgcacatgcattgggcctcatgaggaggcgccaatgtcTCTGGCGCCTGAGTGTCTTTTTAAAGGTGGGCGCCAATTCATGTGGCACCTGCTTGTAATGGTCATGTGGGCGCCAATTCAACTGGCGCCCACGTGTTTTGTCCAATAGATGttccgtctctataaataccacgccttgcatacaattattttcactcaaattcatctcctagtctagttcaaccatcaatttcaattttctttgtttcaacaatgtctgcatacattcataaatgaaatgctgatgtaatattttctgtcattgcggctccgatacaggttcgactttggaacacagatacgtttgagcgtcttaatcggacgttgtacagttggttaaagggagaaattggagagggcggacagattagaagaatacaatggcttgtgtccacgttcaaccaacacggagaagtgcgcgaatgggtggatattaagaccgaccaagacgctcgtaggatgatgtattacatgttcaaaat containing:
- the LOC127084112 gene encoding fluoride export protein 1; translation: MVDMERMNSDGGSSIRRRSLSLSSHRSHHTDNDVDCESASEAGDIGDRALPSRRFSESNSFHSENGSTVITNSSVRPLPQELSSTPPLSTDATVGSHDSKLEPPKDLPQLLDYVSCMAHLAVFGILGVLTRYLLQKLFGPGVANVTSNHTILYLDLPSNMIGSFLMGWFGVEFKKDISHVSEHLAIGITTGYLGSLTTFSGWNQKMLELSASGHWVISALGFLIGLSLVAVSIAFGVETAKGFRWLLNRLNLTSPENGISKINYKVNSYHCQMTAMVIFLVILGILWGVSGALVKAKFKHGGSAAELWFACMVGPIGVWIRWFLARLNGRGLGKKGLFQWIPFGTLIANVSAACVMAALSTIKNAVNTRDCDTVVAGIQFGVMGCLSTVSTFAAEFNAMRKTNEPWRAYVYAAITICVSFSLGILIYCIPYWTKGFEIDT